In Sphaerospermopsis torques-reginae ITEP-024, the genomic window TAAAGTTAAAACCAGTTGGATCATCCAACTGGTTTTTACTGTTCTAATTTCTAGCTTACAGTTGAAATCGTTGGTTTGGGGTGGGAACTATTTCAAACCCAACCAAGCAAGTACACCTTGATTAGTGACATATTCAATCACCACCATTAAGATAAAGCCAATCATAGCTGCACGACCGTTTAAACGTTCAGCATATTCGTTGAAGCCAAATTTAGGTTCTTCTAATTTGGGGGTGACGGTTGGTTGTGGTTGTGTCATGATCAAAAGTTCCTCTCTTAATAATGGTGGTCGGCAAACAGAAATTAACGGTTTTTTCTGAAATGTTGATGAAGATAGAGTTTGCAACTCTCTGGGAAAGAACAATGTCAACTTGTTCTTTACAATTTTTAATGTTTCTTTATCTATTGTAAGAACTGTGGGAGATTCGTCAAGGGAGCAGCGATCGCTAAATTTGCAATTTTGAATAATTGAATACGGACGGAGTGGAACAAATACTGCACTCTAGAGTGAATCATTGTGAAACCAAATTTATTAGAGGTTAATTAGAGGTTATAAATAAATGGAAATCGGTGTTCCTAAAGAAACTAAAGATCAAGAATTTCGGGTGGGTTTGAGTCCTTCTAGTGTGCGGGTTCTCACGGAAAGCAGTCATACTGTGTTTGTGGAAACTCTCGCTGGTGATGGTGCTGGATTTACAGATGATGATTACCGTAGTGCGGGAGCAAAAATTGTCGATGAAGCTGCTGCTGCATGGCATCGGGAGATGGTTGTTAAGGTCAAAGAACCTTTAAAAACAGAGTATAAGTTTTTGCGAGAAGACCTG contains:
- a CDS encoding chlorophyll a/b-binding protein encodes the protein MTQPQPTVTPKLEEPKFGFNEYAERLNGRAAMIGFILMVVIEYVTNQGVLAWLGLK